A region of the bacterium genome:
TCCCCAGAACTTTAAAGCATCGTTATTGGTTCCACTTCCGTCAGATGAACCTGAAGGGTTAAGCCCGAGCGAGTTTTCAAACACATCCAATAAACCGTCTCCATCTGTATCAAGAGTAAAATCAGCTGAACTTATTAATTTTGAATGATGTTCGACTGCAATCGCATCAATGCTTACACCCGGAGCAATAGAAGAATTTTGTCCTGAAAAAAATGAAGGCGTTGACCCTATACTTGGCTCGTTTTGAGGATCTTTTAAAAGAAAACCGTCTTCTGCATTATCATCAATGATTTTAAGATACTTTGCACTTTTAATATTTATGTTATAACCGGAAGAACAAGTAGCACCAAGATCAAAATACCCGCTTCCGTAAAACTTTGCTTGGGTTTCTCCTGTATCAACAGTTCCATTACCGTTAAGATCAATCCATTGGTTGTAAGATCCCACTGTTCCATCTGTAGTTGTGCCAACAGGTGTGCCTGTACAGCTGATATTGACCCATTGAATTCCAGCCCCCGGTGAAGCAGCATCAACATAGGGATTTGCAGGGTCAACATCATTTCCGGCAAATACAAAATAACCGAAAATATTTCCTGCCGTAATAATTTGCAAGTCAAATCCTTTTCCGTCAACAAGCGTCGCAGGGAGTTTTATTGTAACATATCCTCCCGGTCCAAGAGATAAGGCATTTGCATCAGGGATACCGTAAACATTGCCAAAACCGGTATTAACGTTTGTAACAGCAGGCAGAGTATAACTTACGCTGTTTATTGTTTGAGTACTGGCAGCACCGCCTACAGGGTCTCTAATATCAGTATCCTTGTATAAAGAAACCCCATTAAGTATATTTCCGTTCTTTAAATAAACAGGAATATGCATTGCGGCAGCGGAAGCAGGTATTTTGATTGTCTTAATACCAAACATCTGTAAAAAATATGTTTTTACTACTGCTGTTGCATCAATTTTTATAGCTCTTGAGTATTTGCTCTGGTTTGTAGTTCCAAAAGTTACCGTAGGAGTTATATTTTGAGACATAAGAAGAAAAGAATTTGATTTAACAAAAGCATTAATATTGTTGTTTATACTACTGCCTGCATTTGTGGAAATATTAGCAATCGTGGGATATTTTATCGTGTTATCTGAGGGGTTTTCATAAGCTTCATAATCTGTTATTGAGGCTAGAGCGGCAGTTTCTATAAGTTTTTGAAACTCGTATCTGCAATTTAATATAATACCAAGATCAATTACCAGTGTACAAAGTGCAAATATTGCAATAAGGCTGTAACACAATATTATTATAGAAACACCTTTTCGTTTTTTTCTAAAATTATTAATTTTAAATTGTATTTTTTTCATTATTAAAAAACCTGCATAATTATTATCTTACCAGCCTAATGGCAGATGTGGAGTTCTTGTAACTTTGTTTGTTGCCACAAAATTATTATTCTCAAGATATGTCATTTCAGAAGATTTATCTAAGCATATATCGTTTCCGCAGATATGACCATTTATAAAGTTTACTTTCTGGTTTAGTGCGATTGTCGCGCTAGAATCCCATGTAGGATAATACCTGCATAAATCATTATATGTACCGCTTCCTGTATCACACTGCACATATAACTTGCCGCCGTTAGTTTTGAATTGAGAAAGAACGGAATCAGCAATTAAACTTTTTTTTGTTGCAACAGTTTTTCTTGTATCACAAAATGGACCGTAAAATAAAAATGGAGTTGAAATAGGCGGACCTACGTTATATCCCCCTGAAGTCTGGTTCACACCGGGAACCGGGTATGTATAATCACCTGTAGCTGCACTGCTAAATTGATTTATCAAACTCCCTGAAGAATCAAATGATCCCATAGATTGTTGATAACCATCTAAAATTCCATTTCCGTCTGCGTCAAAATAAGCAGGTTTATTATCCCACGCATCAGGGATTCCGTCACCATCTGTGTCCATATAAACATTCATTATATTTGAATTTCCTACACCGCTAGTCATTTTCCCTAGTCCATTAATAGTAAATTTCCATTGAAATGCCTTATATAATGGTCCATTTGTATCATTGATTTTAGCAGGGTCAACAGGTTCTGTTTCAGAGGCAAAGTAATAAGATATAATAGGCTGAAATATATTAATTATGTAATTACCGTCAAAATTACCGCTGGTGTCTCTTGATTGAACTGTGTAATGCTGTATCGAATTTATATGTGTTGAACCAAGATTATTAATATATTCATAATTTCCCCTCTTATTATAAGAAAAATTAAACCCGCTTGCTGGACTATAAACACCATCTCGTGTAAAACCTTTTAAAGCGAGTTCCTGTGCAGTATGAGAGCCAATTTGATCACTGTTGCATCTGGCTTGAGTGCCTGCAGCGTTATTCACCCCGTTCGCACCGCACCAACGATAACCAAAAGATTGCATGAATAAATCATGATCAGTTTGACTGTACATTACAGGGTATATTCTGTACAAATAAGGATAAGTTGTACCTGACCATTTTATAGGGCATTCATCAGAAGCCCAGTAATAGTTATTAGTAGAGCATTCATTTAATGTCCACCCTAACCCGCTAGCATTTATATCTACTGTTGAATTATATTTTGTGTAATAAACTTCTGTGTAGTCAAGTGCTGCCAGTATCCATACATAGGGAATTTTGGTTTCCAACCAGTTTCCACCGTTATAATATGGCGATCTTACTTGTATAGTTGCAGTTCTGAGGTTTATACGTTCATTCGCGGGCAATAAGTCCTGACCATACCAGTTATATAGTCGTGCATAAATAGGCTTACCGAAATCAGTGCTATTAGCAGCATAGTCAGCATTAGTAACATAACTAAGATCATCATTATCATACCAGCTTACCAAAAGAGCAGTATGCCACTTTAAATTTTCACTGACAGTTGGGGTTATAACATTAAATACAATATTTGTATTTAATGAGCTTGAAGGTGCAGAAAAAAACGAAGATAATTGCTGCGTAGTTAAGCCTGAATTGAAATTATTTACATGAACTATTGCAGAATTGATAATTTGCGATGTTTCAAGTGTTATAGTCGGAGCACCGGACGGCCCCGGAAGTAATGCAGCAAATGCAGACATTGCCAGTCTGTATGGATAAGAAGTCCTGACTGTAGAAATCCCGTTAGGATCTGTATATATATACACGTAAACGCTTGAAGGATTAGGAACAGCTCGTTTTCTAAGATAAGCAGTAATACTTGCCTGTAATTCGTTTTCTACATTAGCTCTTTTAGCTGCTGTTGTAGCACCTGTGATATTGTTAAATTTGCTGTTAGTTTGTGCTAAAGCATCTTTAGTCGCTTCTGACAGAGTATTTCTGACATTCAGTATATAACCAAATTCTGTAATCATTAGCAGCAGCATTATCAAAATTGGTGCAATTAAGGCAAATTCCACTAATGCCTGAGCTTTTTTATTATCAAACATATTATTAAAACGCATATATTAATCTTTTCCGAAAAAGTTCAAAATCCAATAACTCATTCTACATTATTATTCGAACAGTTGGCTTGAAAACTTTATATATAAGCAGATTAAATTTAACATATATTTATAATTTAACTTAAGACACCTGTTTTAAGCAGTTCGTTCAGTTTCATTTGTAATTTGTTTTGAATATGGTCAGCTTTAAGAGTTCCTTCAATAGTAACAAAATTAAATTCCTGTTCCATTTTGGTATATTCAGCAATAATTTTTCTTTGATAAAGCTTAAAACTTTCGTAAAAATCAGTACTTAGTCCTATATCACGTCCTGATTCATAATAATTTAAACCGCTTGAAGAAATAATTCTTTTGAGTAAAGCTTCTACAGGCATTTTTAAATAAAAAACCATATCGGGCTCGGGAGCATAATCATATAATTTTCTTGCCCATTCAGGACTTACTCCTCTTACTACATCTCTTGCATAAGCTGTGTAAGTGTATCTATCGGCAAGAACAACAAGTCCTGCTTTCAAAGCCGGTACAATTACCTGCTCAAGCCTGTCAGCAAAATCCGAAGCATAAAGCAAACTAAATGTGTAAGCGTTTAAAAGGTTTCTTTCTTTTGCATTATCAATAACATTAGCCATCAGCTTGGAAGTTTTCCACTGACTGACAACAACACCATAACTTTCTATAGCAAGCCATTCACGAAGTTTTTCAATCTGTGTAGACCTTCCTGCTCCGTCAGTTCCTTCTATTACAATTAAAAGACCGGGATAACCGTGTTTAGTTTGTGTTTCCATTTATACTTTTATTCCTTTTTCATCAAGTTTTTTTCTGACTATATCTCTTAACAAAATTTGTTGGCTGTGAATAGTATCAACAGCATTCATTTTGATAAGATTATATTCATCAACCATTTTGTCATATTCGCCAATAACCCGACCCTGAAAAATTTTATAACTTTCATAAGGGTCGTTGTGTAAATTCAAATCCATACCTGCTTCATAAAACTTTGGCGCTCTGTTTGTACAAATTCTTGAGAGCGAAATATCCACCGGTACATTAAAATAAAAAGCGAGATCAGGTTTTATGGCAAAACCATACATGTTTCTAACCCAGTTTCTGTCTACTCCTCTGGCAACATCTCTTGCAAAAGCCGTATAAACATACCTGTCAGCAAGCACAATAAATCCGGCTTTCAATGCAGGTACGATAATTTGTTCCAATCTGTCAGCAAAATCAACTGCATGAAGCAAGCTAAAAGTCCTGGGAGTTAATAAATTCTTTTTTTTGGCTTTTCTGGTGGTTTCAGATATTAATTTTGATGAATTCCACTCGGTAAATATAACCCCGTGAACTGTAGAATCCAGCCAGTCCCTCAATAATGATATTTGTGTACTTTTTCCTGAACCGTCAACACCCTCTACAACTATTAAAGTCCCCGGTAAATCATGATTATTGGATAAACGCATATATAAGATTTTCCCTTTAAAACGTCAACTCTTTTCTAAAATTATATAACATAAAAAAAAAGAGGCTGATTAAAATTTTCAACAGCCTCTTTTTTTATTAATTTATATTTATTTTTTATTGTTCAAATTTTTTGAAGATAATTGAAGCATTATGTCCGCCAAACCCGAATGAATTCGACATTACACCTTTTATATTGTCTACTTTTCTTGCATGATTTGGAACATAATCTAAATCACACTCATCATCTGGATTATCAAGGTTAATGGTAGGAGGAACAATTCCTGTTTCAATAACTTTTAAACAAGCTGCTGCTTCAATAGCGCCTGCTGCGCCTAAAGCATGCCCTGTCATACTTTTTGTGGAAGTGACCAGCAAACCGTTTTTAGCATAATCGCCAAAAACTCTTTTTACTGCGACAGTTTCCGCAATATCTCCAAGTGGTGTACTTGTGCCATGGGCATTAATATATTGAATTTCTTCAGGATTCATTCCGGCATCTCTAAGAGCGCATTGCATTGCTCTGCCTGCACCTTCACCGTCTGAACATGGCGCTACGATGTCGTTAGCATCAGCAGTTGCTCCATATCCTACAAATTCAGCATAAATTTTTGCGCCTCTGGCTAAAGCATGTTCAAGCTCTTCAAGAACAAAAACACCCGCGCCTTCAGACATAACAAACCCGTCTCTGTCTTTATCAAAAGGTCTGCTTGCTAGAGTAGGCTCGTCATTTCTTCTGGATAAAGTTCTTGCGCTGGAAAAACCTGCCATTGCAAGTGAAGTTAGCGGAGCTTCGCAGCCTCCGGCTATCATCATGTCTGCATCACCATAAACAATTGATCTGAACGCATCTCCCAAACAATGTGAAGCTGTAGCACAAGCTGTAACTATACATTTGTTCGGACCTTTTGCATTAAACATAATGGAAATTCTTCCTGCGGCAATATCAACAATCATCATCGGCACAGTAAAAGGGCTGCATTTTGACGGACCTTTTTCCATAATTGCCTGATGATTTTTTTCGATCGTTGCCATTCCACCAGAAGCACTGCCAATATATACACCTAATCTTGTTGGATCTTCTTTACTCATATCCAATCCGGAATCTTTCATAGCTTCGATAGCAGCTACTACACCGAGTTGAGTAAATCTGTCCATTTTTTTGGCTTCTTTTTTGTCCAGATAAAGTTCAGGATCAAAACCTGCACACTCACCGCCGATTTGAACTGGATGTTTTGACAAATCCACGATAGTTACAGGTTTAATCCCGCTGTTACCTTTTACAAGATTATCCCAGAATAAGTCTAGACCTACACCGAATGGACTTACTACGCCCATTCCTGTTATTACAACTCTTCTGGTTTTATTACTCATCATATTTTCCTTACTAATAAATACTTAAATTACTTAAATTACTCTTTATTTTTTTGGATAAAGCTTACAGCATCTTGAACTTTAATGATTTTTTCAGCTTCTTCATCAGGTATTTCAACACCGAATTCTTCTTCGAAAGCCATTACTAATTCAACTGTATCAAGTGAATCTGCGCCTAAATCGTTTGTAAAACTGGCTTCAGGTGTAACTTCAGATTCTTCTACGCTTAATTGATCAACTATTACTTTTTTTACTCTTTCAAAAGTATCGCTCATTTGGTTCTCCTTTTCAAATTGATTGGTTATCTACGTTAAACAAAAATTAAACTATTTTTGTATCTTTTTATATTTAAATTGAAATCATAATATTTTGTCTACAGCGAGCTAATTAATGTTACAGTTTGTAATTATATAACTAAACCGCCATCAACTCCAATTACCTGTCCTGTTATGTATAAATTCGGTTTGGAGAGGAATTTTACCAGATCAGCAATGTCTTCTGGTGTTCCTAGTCTCTTAAGAGGGATACGCTCAGCTATTTTATCTGTATCCAATTTTTCTGTCATAGGAGTTGCAATAAATCCCGGTGCTACTGCATTTGCTACAATGCCTCTGGAAGCCAATTCTTTTGCAATTGTTTTTGTAAAACCTATAACAGCAGCCTTTGTGGAAGCATAATTAGCCTGACCTGCATTACCGAAAACGCCTGTAATACTTGCCATGTTAACAATATTTCCGCTTCTTTGCTTCATCATTATTTTAGCAACAGGTCTTGTTACATAAAATACACTGTTCAGGTTTGTATTGATAACTCTTTCCCAGTCATCATCGGACATTCTTACCAGCAAACCGTCTCTTGTAATTCCTGCATTGTTCACAAGTACGTCAATCCTGCCAAATTCATCCATGATTTGGGCAATCATTTTTTCTACTTCTTCACTTTTTGTAACATCGCAGCCGATAGCTTTTGCTTTTCCGCCTGATGCTTCAATTTCTTTAACTACATTGGCAGCATCAGCTTCGCATGCCGGCACGGGATAATAGTTAATTATAACGGTGCAACCTTCTTTTGCCAGTTCTATAGCGCAAACTCTTCCAATTCCGCTTGATGCGCCTGTTATTAGTGCTATTCTTTTTTCTTCACTCATAAGTTTAGGATCCTCCCTAATTTTCCTTTAATCAGTGCTAATTATTTAAACACCAACCTCTATAACACACTCATTTACTAATTTTTCTAAGGATTCAACGTCAGAAACATTATAAACCTTTGCTGTTTTGCAAATTTTCTTTATCATTCCCGATAACACTTTACCCGGTCCTATTTCAATAAAAGTTTCCACGCCTTGTTCAGCCATAAAACTGATTGTCTGTTTCCAATAAACTGAAGAGTAAACCTGTTTAATCATTTTTGATGAAAATTCAGCTTTATCAACAGTTGCTTTCGCGTCAACATTGGTAACAATATTGATATTTGCGTCATTAACGTTAGTGTTATTGACAAATTTTTCGAATTTTTCGGCTATAGGCTTCATTAACGGCGAATGAAAACCGCCGCTTACAGGAAGAGGAATGACTCTTTTAGCGCCCATTTCTTTAGCAAGCTCATTAGCTTTCTCAACAGCTTTTGTTTCACCGCTTATAACCGTCTGATCCGGTGTATTGTAATTAGCCGCACAAACTATCCCTTCAGATGAAGCTTCTTTCAGTAATTGTTGTATTTTGTCATCATCCAACGAAAGAATTGCCGTCATGCTTCCTGACGGAGCTTCATTCATTAATTCTGCACGTTTCTGGACGAGCTTTATAATTTCTTTAAGGTTAATTACCCCACCTGCATAAAGAGCGGAATATTCTCCAAGACTATGACCCGCCAAATAATCAGGCACTAATTTGCTTTTTGCTTTTAATACTTCGTAAGCAGCTATTGAAACAGCCAGTATAGCAGGCTGAGAATTAATTGTTTGTCTTAAATCTTCTTCATTACCTTCAAAACAAAGCTTTGATAAACTGCTTCCGAGGATAAAATCAAACTCATCAAATACTTTTTTTGCAATGTCAAATTTTTCATATAAATCTTTTCCCATTCCAATATATTGAGAGCCCTGTCCGGGAAAAATAAAAGCCAATTTACTCATTTATTTAATTTCTCCAATGTGTTTTCTTTTGTCTTTCGCCCGCCATTTAACAACAGCAGTTCCCCATGTCAATCCTGCGCCAAAACCGCTCAATACTAATGTCGAAGGACAATCTATTTTATTCTCTTCAATAGCGTCTGTCAATGCGATTGCTATGGAAGCAGAAGAAGTGTTTCCGTATTTATGAAGATTTACATAAAAT
Encoded here:
- the tmk gene encoding dTMP kinase, yielding MRLSNNHDLPGTLIVVEGVDGSGKSTQISLLRDWLDSTVHGVIFTEWNSSKLISETTRKAKKKNLLTPRTFSLLHAVDFADRLEQIIVPALKAGFIVLADRYVYTAFARDVARGVDRNWVRNMYGFAIKPDLAFYFNVPVDISLSRICTNRAPKFYEAGMDLNLHNDPYESYKIFQGRVIGEYDKMVDEYNLIKMNAVDTIHSQQILLRDIVRKKLDEKGIKV
- the tmk gene encoding dTMP kinase — translated: METQTKHGYPGLLIVIEGTDGAGRSTQIEKLREWLAIESYGVVVSQWKTSKLMANVIDNAKERNLLNAYTFSLLYASDFADRLEQVIVPALKAGLVVLADRYTYTAYARDVVRGVSPEWARKLYDYAPEPDMVFYLKMPVEALLKRIISSSGLNYYESGRDIGLSTDFYESFKLYQRKIIAEYTKMEQEFNFVTIEGTLKADHIQNKLQMKLNELLKTGVLS
- the fabD gene encoding ACP S-malonyltransferase; its protein translation is MSKLAFIFPGQGSQYIGMGKDLYEKFDIAKKVFDEFDFILGSSLSKLCFEGNEEDLRQTINSQPAILAVSIAAYEVLKAKSKLVPDYLAGHSLGEYSALYAGGVINLKEIIKLVQKRAELMNEAPSGSMTAILSLDDDKIQQLLKEASSEGIVCAANYNTPDQTVISGETKAVEKANELAKEMGAKRVIPLPVSGGFHSPLMKPIAEKFEKFVNNTNVNDANINIVTNVDAKATVDKAEFSSKMIKQVYSSVYWKQTISFMAEQGVETFIEIGPGKVLSGMIKKICKTAKVYNVSDVESLEKLVNECVIEVGV
- a CDS encoding acyl carrier protein — its product is MSDTFERVKKVIVDQLSVEESEVTPEASFTNDLGADSLDTVELVMAFEEEFGVEIPDEEAEKIIKVQDAVSFIQKNKE
- the fabF gene encoding beta-ketoacyl-ACP synthase II: MSNKTRRVVITGMGVVSPFGVGLDLFWDNLVKGNSGIKPVTIVDLSKHPVQIGGECAGFDPELYLDKKEAKKMDRFTQLGVVAAIEAMKDSGLDMSKEDPTRLGVYIGSASGGMATIEKNHQAIMEKGPSKCSPFTVPMMIVDIAAGRISIMFNAKGPNKCIVTACATASHCLGDAFRSIVYGDADMMIAGGCEAPLTSLAMAGFSSARTLSRRNDEPTLASRPFDKDRDGFVMSEGAGVFVLEELEHALARGAKIYAEFVGYGATADANDIVAPCSDGEGAGRAMQCALRDAGMNPEEIQYINAHGTSTPLGDIAETVAVKRVFGDYAKNGLLVTSTKSMTGHALGAAGAIEAAACLKVIETGIVPPTINLDNPDDECDLDYVPNHARKVDNIKGVMSNSFGFGGHNASIIFKKFEQ
- a CDS encoding TadE/TadG family type IV pilus assembly protein: MRFNNMFDNKKAQALVEFALIAPILIMLLLMITEFGYILNVRNTLSEATKDALAQTNSKFNNITGATTAAKRANVENELQASITAYLRKRAVPNPSSVYVYIYTDPNGISTVRTSYPYRLAMSAFAALLPGPSGAPTITLETSQIINSAIVHVNNFNSGLTTQQLSSFFSAPSSSLNTNIVFNVITPTVSENLKWHTALLVSWYDNDDLSYVTNADYAANSTDFGKPIYARLYNWYGQDLLPANERINLRTATIQVRSPYYNGGNWLETKIPYVWILAALDYTEVYYTKYNSTVDINASGLGWTLNECSTNNYYWASDECPIKWSGTTYPYLYRIYPVMYSQTDHDLFMQSFGYRWCGANGVNNAAGTQARCNSDQIGSHTAQELALKGFTRDGVYSPASGFNFSYNKRGNYEYINNLGSTHINSIQHYTVQSRDTSGNFDGNYIINIFQPIISYYFASETEPVDPAKINDTNGPLYKAFQWKFTINGLGKMTSGVGNSNIMNVYMDTDGDGIPDAWDNKPAYFDADGNGILDGYQQSMGSFDSSGSLINQFSSAATGDYTYPVPGVNQTSGGYNVGPPISTPFLFYGPFCDTRKTVATKKSLIADSVLSQFKTNGGKLYVQCDTGSGTYNDLCRYYPTWDSSATIALNQKVNFINGHICGNDICLDKSSEMTYLENNNFVATNKVTRTPHLPLGW
- the fabG gene encoding 3-oxoacyl-[acyl-carrier-protein] reductase; amino-acid sequence: MSEEKRIALITGASSGIGRVCAIELAKEGCTVIINYYPVPACEADAANVVKEIEASGGKAKAIGCDVTKSEEVEKMIAQIMDEFGRIDVLVNNAGITRDGLLVRMSDDDWERVINTNLNSVFYVTRPVAKIMMKQRSGNIVNMASITGVFGNAGQANYASTKAAVIGFTKTIAKELASRGIVANAVAPGFIATPMTEKLDTDKIAERIPLKRLGTPEDIADLVKFLSKPNLYITGQVIGVDGGLVI